A DNA window from Paenibacillus andongensis contains the following coding sequences:
- a CDS encoding stalk domain-containing protein, translating into MRGRIHGLLCFVCLLGLFISFVTPTAYACSRGPTTLEEDFLEASAIFTAKVTSVDDVYPSQKAAVVESDKVFKGQSPAFVLTNDDSDQCGAGIEVGETYLFYSRGWDLPYVSVFDTHLLSTERAEKLTQWLSDRTQKQQPMPPRTESILAHRQGEIRIFFEHHDRGYSKKSFITNNSIYVPFSFFSESLWYSADWNEDKREIVIDTTNRLDFEESDPNVLLPPHSEAPKVISAAYNEIKIKVKSETLEEHPEAFVSGDEIFVPLRVVAEKLGYEVEWVHTTSSVILHLPLEQQSGPKTLAMRYINNTGLEGHLEIERLTANEITYRAYQGHLPEDIEVKPETVPFEEMLKEELGYRRYGIQFYLKMDKQDIRLLVSHELLRKIESDASFREKVGANLGEPMKRLPNNGILTELDFE; encoded by the coding sequence TTGAGAGGTAGGATTCACGGATTGCTGTGTTTTGTTTGCTTACTGGGTCTGTTTATCAGCTTTGTGACGCCTACGGCATATGCTTGTTCCCGCGGGCCGACAACGTTGGAGGAAGATTTTCTGGAAGCGAGTGCGATCTTTACGGCAAAAGTCACGAGCGTAGATGACGTGTATCCGTCGCAGAAAGCGGCAGTGGTGGAATCAGATAAAGTATTCAAGGGGCAGTCTCCGGCCTTTGTTTTGACCAATGATGATTCGGACCAATGCGGTGCCGGTATCGAAGTTGGGGAAACCTATCTATTTTACTCCCGTGGATGGGATTTACCCTACGTTAGTGTATTCGATACGCATCTTCTTAGTACGGAAAGAGCAGAAAAGCTGACTCAGTGGCTCTCAGATAGGACTCAGAAACAACAACCTATGCCTCCCCGCACTGAGAGTATTCTTGCCCATAGACAGGGAGAGATCCGGATATTTTTTGAACATCATGATAGAGGGTACTCGAAAAAGTCGTTCATAACGAACAACTCCATTTATGTTCCTTTTTCTTTTTTCAGTGAGTCACTTTGGTATTCGGCAGACTGGAATGAGGATAAGAGGGAAATTGTCATCGATACAACGAACCGTTTAGATTTCGAGGAGTCAGATCCCAATGTCCTACTTCCTCCCCATAGTGAGGCGCCTAAAGTAATAAGCGCAGCGTACAATGAGATTAAAATTAAAGTGAAAAGTGAAACCCTAGAGGAACATCCGGAAGCGTTTGTTTCGGGTGATGAAATCTTTGTCCCTTTACGCGTTGTCGCAGAAAAGCTTGGTTATGAAGTCGAATGGGTACATACCACTTCTTCTGTCATTCTCCACCTCCCCCTTGAACAGCAGAGTGGGCCCAAAACTTTGGCTATGAGATATATCAATAATACCGGGTTGGAAGGTCATCTTGAGATAGAACGTTTAACGGCGAATGAGATCACTTATCGGGCTTACCAGGGGCATCTGCCTGAAGACATTGAAGTTAAGCCTGAAACAGTTCCTTTTGAGGAAATGTTAAAAGAAGAGCTTGGATATCGAAGATATGGGATACAATTTTATTTGAAAATGGATAAACAGGACATTCGGCTGTTAGTGTCTCATGAACTCCTTCGCAAAATCGAAAGTGACGCTTCATTTCGTGAAAAAGTTGGAGCAAATTTGGGAGAGCCGATGAAAAGATTACCTAATAATGGGATTTTGACTGAATTAGACTTTGAATGA